The following proteins come from a genomic window of Populus alba chromosome 12, ASM523922v2, whole genome shotgun sequence:
- the LOC118060495 gene encoding uncharacterized protein isoform X1 → MVSAMAATCSPTSLQLRLAFNCHNCRRSPATLTRACVRKKKIDSNLRFLFLSQNEPRRNGSSWVVSSSWTDSDNGSDESIENQRKKWFGGMVGAGVAGVILFAGLTFAALSLSKRSTSRPKQEMEPFTTQQEVSLVSDKEDDKVEESESEESKKGIETDLSSSPELNEAPSENKLGDNKETSVDSVDYATRVSDTVDNESVQENLQYESNFDDKSVASETTTSSENLLSSDISASSPISTFEIEQNPVNVEPSNVPDLTNLNTDHQSESPASKIDENSDSSLNSSNSIICEPSEPVGVKISESSPMDTSSDPQIVSQDDMETVASFLTKVNLDLSNTTQDSAERNSSSLEVNHLDERDSSETISESASVDPFANTDVIIASNEMKESKPFFEPPTPEISFSAGIPAPSAVSAALQVLPGKVLVPAVVDQVQGQVLAALQVLKVIEADIQSSDLCTRREFARWLVAASSALSRSTVSKVYPAMYIENFTELAFDDITPDDPDFSSIQGLAEAGLISSKLSSGGLLSSSVENRGPFYFAAESPLSRQDLVSWKMALEKRQLPEADKKMLYKVSGFRDIDKLNPDAWPALAADLSAGDQGIISLAFGCTRLFQPDKPVTKAQAAVALATGEASDIVSEELARIEAEAVAENVVSAHNALVAQVEQDVNASFEKELSIEREKINAIEKMAEEARCELETLRAEREKDDIALMKERAAIESEMEVLSKLRRELEEQLQSLLSNKVEISYEKQRISKLEKEAESEKQEISRLQYDLEVERKALSMARAWAEDEAKRAREQAKALEEARYRWEKHGIKVVVDSDLNEESSTGVTWLTAGKQVSSVEGTVNRAENLVDRLKLMADDIRGRSRVVLDKIIEKILVLISVLKEWIVEACARTKELKEATISKTWASIHELQQNTTEFSSAIKEKAIGSMQELKQHTAEFGSAVKESTKRVTEDCREGVEKLTQKFKS, encoded by the exons ATGGTATCAGCAATGGCTGCCACGTGTTCTCCGACCTCTCTCCAGCTTCGATTAGCCTTCAACTGCCATAACTGTAGACGATCACCTGCAACACTCACACGGGCTTGtgtgaggaagaagaagattgataGTAACCTTCGCTTTCTCTTTCTGTCTCAAAATGAACCGCGACGTAATGGGAGTTCGTGGGTCGTGTCGAGTTCGTGGACTGATTCGGATAATGGGAGTGATGAGTCTATTGAGAATCAGAGAAAGAAATGGTTTGGAG GCATGGTTGGAGCTGGAGTAGCTGGGGTCATCCTATTTGCGGGGCTTACCTTTGCAGCATTGTCTTTAAGCAAGCGGAGCACTTCCA GACCAAAACAAGAGATGGAACCATTCACAACTCAGCAGGAAGTTTCATTGGTCTCTGACAAGGAGGATGATAAAGTTGAGGAGAGTGAAAGCGAGGAAAGCAAGAAAGGTATAGAAACGGATCTTTCTTCATCTCCAGAACTTAACGAAGCACCCAGTGAAAATAAACTTGGTGACAATAAGGAGACCTCTGTAGACAGTGTTGATTATGCTACTAGGGTCAGTGATACTGTTGATAATGAGTCTGTTCAAGAAAATTTGCAATATGAATCAAATTTTGATGACAAATCTGTTGCTTCTGAAACAACAACCAGCTCAGAGAATTTGCTCAGTTCTGATATTAGTGCAAGTTCCCCTATATCAACCTTCGAAATAGAACAAAACCCTGTTAATGTAGAACCTAGCAATGTGCCAGATTTAACAAATCTTAACACAGACCACCAGAGTGAATCGCCTGCCTCAAAGATAGATGAGAATTCTGACTCATCGTTGAATTCTTCTAATTCCATCATTTGTGAACCCAGTGAGCCTGTGGGTGTGAAAATTTCAGAGAGTTCACCCATGGATACAAGTTCAGATCCTCAAATTGTCTCCCAAGATGATATGGAGACTGTAGCCTCATTTTTAACCAAAGTAAATCTTGATCTGAGCAACACAACCCAGGATTCAGCTGAGAGAAATAGTTCTTCCCTGGAAGTGAATCACTTAGATGAAAGAGATTCCTCAGAAACAATTTCCGAGTCAGCTTCAGTCGACCCATTTGCAAACACAGACGTCATTATTGCTAGTAACGAGATGAAGGAAAGCAAACCATTTTTTGAACCACCAACTCCTGAAATTTCCTTCTCAGCTGGTATACCTGCTCCATCAGCAGTTTCTGCAGCCTTGCAGGTGCTTCCTGGAAAGGTTCTAGTTCCTGCAGTTGTTGATCAGGTTCAGGGGCAGGTATTAGCTGCACTGCAAGTTTTGAAG GTTATTGAGGCTGATATTCAATCCAGTGATCTATGCACCCGGCGTGAATTTGCTCGTTGGTTAGTGGCTGCTAGCAGTGCTCTTTCAAG GAGCACGGTGTCAAAAGTATATCCTGCGATGTACATTGAGAATTTTACTGAACTTGCATTTGATGATATCACGCCTGATGACCCTGATTTTTCATCCATTCAAG GCTTAGCTGAAGCAGGACTTATCTCAAGCAAGCTTTCAAGTGGTGGTTTGCTTTCTTCTTCAGTTGAAAACCGAGGTCCATTTTACTTTGCTGCTGAAAG CCCTTTGTCACGCCAGGATCTTGTCAGTTGGAAGATGGCCCTTGAGAAAAGACAACTTCCAGAAGCTGATAAAAAG ATGCTGTACAAAGTTTCTGGGTTCAGAGATATTGACAAGTTAAACCCGGATGCATGGCCTGCTCTTGCGGCTGACTTGTCTGCAGGAGATCAAGGAATTATATCACTTGCATTTG GTTGCACAAGATTGTTCCAGCCAGATAAACCTGTCACAAAGGCCCAAGCTGCTGTTGCCCTTGCAACTGGTGAGGCTTCTGACATAGTTAGTGAGGAGCTTGCACGAATTGAAGCAGAAGCTGTGGCAGAAAATGTTGTTTCTGCCCACAATGCTCTAGTAGCTCAAGTTGAACAGGATGTAAATGCAAGTTTTGAGAAGGAGCTTTCCATTGAGAGGGAAAAGATTAATGCTATAGAGAAAATGGCTGAAGAGGCAAGGTGTGAATTAGAAACATTAAGAGCTGAGAGAGAGAAGGATGATATTGCCTTGATGAAGGAGCGTGCTGCTATTGAATCTGAAATGGAAGTTCTTTCAAAGTTAAGGCGTGAATTGGAGGAGCAATTGCAAAGCCTTTTGAGCAACAAGGTGGAGATATCATATGAAAAGCAAAGGATTAGCAAACTTGAAAAAGAAGCAGAGAGTGAAAAGCAGGAGATCTCTAGATTACAGTATGACCTAGAGGTTGAGCGGAAAGCCTTGTCAATGGCCAG GGCATGGGCTGAAGACGAGGCAAAAAGAGCGAGAGAGCAGGCAAAAGCCCTTGAAGAGGCTAGATATAGGTGGGAGAAGCATGGCATCAAGGTGGTAGTTGACAGTGATCTTAATGAAGAGAGTTCTACTGGAGTTACATGGCTGACTGCTGGAAAGCAAGTCTCTTCTGTTGAAGGAACTGTTAACAGGGCTGAGAACTTGGTGGACAGGCTCAAGCTAATGGCAGATGACATTAGAGGGAGATCTCGAGTAGTACTTGATAAAATCATAGAGAAAATACTGGTCTTAATCTCAGTTCTGAAGGAGTGGATTGTAGAGGCATGCGCAAGGACCAAAGAACTTAAAGAAGCCACCATCTCAAAGACATGGGCATCAATACACGAGTTGCAGCAGAACACAACTGAATTTAGTTCTGCCATCAAGGAGAAGGCGATAGGATCAATGCAAGAGTTGAAGCAACACACCGCAGAATTTGGTTCAGCTGTCAAGGAAAGCACAAAGCGGGTGACAGAAGATTGCAGGGAAGGAGTGGAGAAACTGACGCAGAAGTTCAAATCCTGA
- the LOC118060495 gene encoding uncharacterized protein isoform X2: protein MVWSLLSGMVGAGVAGVILFAGLTFAALSLSKRSTSRPKQEMEPFTTQQEVSLVSDKEDDKVEESESEESKKGIETDLSSSPELNEAPSENKLGDNKETSVDSVDYATRVSDTVDNESVQENLQYESNFDDKSVASETTTSSENLLSSDISASSPISTFEIEQNPVNVEPSNVPDLTNLNTDHQSESPASKIDENSDSSLNSSNSIICEPSEPVGVKISESSPMDTSSDPQIVSQDDMETVASFLTKVNLDLSNTTQDSAERNSSSLEVNHLDERDSSETISESASVDPFANTDVIIASNEMKESKPFFEPPTPEISFSAGIPAPSAVSAALQVLPGKVLVPAVVDQVQGQVLAALQVLKVIEADIQSSDLCTRREFARWLVAASSALSRSTVSKVYPAMYIENFTELAFDDITPDDPDFSSIQGLAEAGLISSKLSSGGLLSSSVENRGPFYFAAESPLSRQDLVSWKMALEKRQLPEADKKMLYKVSGFRDIDKLNPDAWPALAADLSAGDQGIISLAFGCTRLFQPDKPVTKAQAAVALATGEASDIVSEELARIEAEAVAENVVSAHNALVAQVEQDVNASFEKELSIEREKINAIEKMAEEARCELETLRAEREKDDIALMKERAAIESEMEVLSKLRRELEEQLQSLLSNKVEISYEKQRISKLEKEAESEKQEISRLQYDLEVERKALSMARAWAEDEAKRAREQAKALEEARYRWEKHGIKVVVDSDLNEESSTGVTWLTAGKQVSSVEGTVNRAENLVDRLKLMADDIRGRSRVVLDKIIEKILVLISVLKEWIVEACARTKELKEATISKTWASIHELQQNTTEFSSAIKEKAIGSMQELKQHTAEFGSAVKESTKRVTEDCREGVEKLTQKFKS from the exons ATGGTTTGGAG TTTGCTTTCAGGCATGGTTGGAGCTGGAGTAGCTGGGGTCATCCTATTTGCGGGGCTTACCTTTGCAGCATTGTCTTTAAGCAAGCGGAGCACTTCCA GACCAAAACAAGAGATGGAACCATTCACAACTCAGCAGGAAGTTTCATTGGTCTCTGACAAGGAGGATGATAAAGTTGAGGAGAGTGAAAGCGAGGAAAGCAAGAAAGGTATAGAAACGGATCTTTCTTCATCTCCAGAACTTAACGAAGCACCCAGTGAAAATAAACTTGGTGACAATAAGGAGACCTCTGTAGACAGTGTTGATTATGCTACTAGGGTCAGTGATACTGTTGATAATGAGTCTGTTCAAGAAAATTTGCAATATGAATCAAATTTTGATGACAAATCTGTTGCTTCTGAAACAACAACCAGCTCAGAGAATTTGCTCAGTTCTGATATTAGTGCAAGTTCCCCTATATCAACCTTCGAAATAGAACAAAACCCTGTTAATGTAGAACCTAGCAATGTGCCAGATTTAACAAATCTTAACACAGACCACCAGAGTGAATCGCCTGCCTCAAAGATAGATGAGAATTCTGACTCATCGTTGAATTCTTCTAATTCCATCATTTGTGAACCCAGTGAGCCTGTGGGTGTGAAAATTTCAGAGAGTTCACCCATGGATACAAGTTCAGATCCTCAAATTGTCTCCCAAGATGATATGGAGACTGTAGCCTCATTTTTAACCAAAGTAAATCTTGATCTGAGCAACACAACCCAGGATTCAGCTGAGAGAAATAGTTCTTCCCTGGAAGTGAATCACTTAGATGAAAGAGATTCCTCAGAAACAATTTCCGAGTCAGCTTCAGTCGACCCATTTGCAAACACAGACGTCATTATTGCTAGTAACGAGATGAAGGAAAGCAAACCATTTTTTGAACCACCAACTCCTGAAATTTCCTTCTCAGCTGGTATACCTGCTCCATCAGCAGTTTCTGCAGCCTTGCAGGTGCTTCCTGGAAAGGTTCTAGTTCCTGCAGTTGTTGATCAGGTTCAGGGGCAGGTATTAGCTGCACTGCAAGTTTTGAAG GTTATTGAGGCTGATATTCAATCCAGTGATCTATGCACCCGGCGTGAATTTGCTCGTTGGTTAGTGGCTGCTAGCAGTGCTCTTTCAAG GAGCACGGTGTCAAAAGTATATCCTGCGATGTACATTGAGAATTTTACTGAACTTGCATTTGATGATATCACGCCTGATGACCCTGATTTTTCATCCATTCAAG GCTTAGCTGAAGCAGGACTTATCTCAAGCAAGCTTTCAAGTGGTGGTTTGCTTTCTTCTTCAGTTGAAAACCGAGGTCCATTTTACTTTGCTGCTGAAAG CCCTTTGTCACGCCAGGATCTTGTCAGTTGGAAGATGGCCCTTGAGAAAAGACAACTTCCAGAAGCTGATAAAAAG ATGCTGTACAAAGTTTCTGGGTTCAGAGATATTGACAAGTTAAACCCGGATGCATGGCCTGCTCTTGCGGCTGACTTGTCTGCAGGAGATCAAGGAATTATATCACTTGCATTTG GTTGCACAAGATTGTTCCAGCCAGATAAACCTGTCACAAAGGCCCAAGCTGCTGTTGCCCTTGCAACTGGTGAGGCTTCTGACATAGTTAGTGAGGAGCTTGCACGAATTGAAGCAGAAGCTGTGGCAGAAAATGTTGTTTCTGCCCACAATGCTCTAGTAGCTCAAGTTGAACAGGATGTAAATGCAAGTTTTGAGAAGGAGCTTTCCATTGAGAGGGAAAAGATTAATGCTATAGAGAAAATGGCTGAAGAGGCAAGGTGTGAATTAGAAACATTAAGAGCTGAGAGAGAGAAGGATGATATTGCCTTGATGAAGGAGCGTGCTGCTATTGAATCTGAAATGGAAGTTCTTTCAAAGTTAAGGCGTGAATTGGAGGAGCAATTGCAAAGCCTTTTGAGCAACAAGGTGGAGATATCATATGAAAAGCAAAGGATTAGCAAACTTGAAAAAGAAGCAGAGAGTGAAAAGCAGGAGATCTCTAGATTACAGTATGACCTAGAGGTTGAGCGGAAAGCCTTGTCAATGGCCAG GGCATGGGCTGAAGACGAGGCAAAAAGAGCGAGAGAGCAGGCAAAAGCCCTTGAAGAGGCTAGATATAGGTGGGAGAAGCATGGCATCAAGGTGGTAGTTGACAGTGATCTTAATGAAGAGAGTTCTACTGGAGTTACATGGCTGACTGCTGGAAAGCAAGTCTCTTCTGTTGAAGGAACTGTTAACAGGGCTGAGAACTTGGTGGACAGGCTCAAGCTAATGGCAGATGACATTAGAGGGAGATCTCGAGTAGTACTTGATAAAATCATAGAGAAAATACTGGTCTTAATCTCAGTTCTGAAGGAGTGGATTGTAGAGGCATGCGCAAGGACCAAAGAACTTAAAGAAGCCACCATCTCAAAGACATGGGCATCAATACACGAGTTGCAGCAGAACACAACTGAATTTAGTTCTGCCATCAAGGAGAAGGCGATAGGATCAATGCAAGAGTTGAAGCAACACACCGCAGAATTTGGTTCAGCTGTCAAGGAAAGCACAAAGCGGGTGACAGAAGATTGCAGGGAAGGAGTGGAGAAACTGACGCAGAAGTTCAAATCCTGA
- the LOC118060498 gene encoding signal peptide peptidase-like 1: METLWKLLYLLEPAPVTLIVTAVAVTFGSAFRALNYGKEMERNLDLSEASITLDRSQALMIPIMSSCSLLLMFYLFSSVSQLLTAFTAIASVSSLFFCLSPFVAYIKSHYGLADPFVSRCCAKSFTRIEGLLLLSCSLTVAAWLVSGHWILNNLLGISICIAFVSHVRLPNIKICAMLLACLFVYDIFWVFYSERFFGANVMVSVATQQASNPVHTVANSLSLPGLQLITKKLELPVKIVFPRNLFSSTAPGGNTTDFMMLGLGDMAIPAMLLALVLCCDYRKSRDPVNLLDLYSSKGQKYIWYALPGYAIGLVIALAAGVLTRSPQPALLYLVPSTLGPVIVVSWFRRELPELWEGSMSNVNDKARQIQV; this comes from the exons atGGAGACCTTGTGGAAGCTTTTATATTTGCTGGAGCCTGCACCTGTTACCCTTATAGTGACAGCAGTGGCCGTGACATTTGGGTCTGCTTTTCGAGCTTTAAATTATGGGAAAGAGATGGAGAGGAATCTTGACTTGTCTGAAGCATCCATTACATTGGATAGGTCTCAAGCGCTAATGATCCCAATAATGAGTTCTTGCAGTTTGCTTTTGATGTTTTACCTGTTTTCGTCTGTCTCCCAACTCCTTACTGCATTCACAGCCATTGCCTCTGTTTCATCTCTTTTCTTCTGCCTCTCTCCTTTTGTTGCCTATATAAAGTCACATTATGGCTTGGCAGACCCATTTGTGTCCCGTTGCTGTGCAAAGTCATTTACAAGAATCGAAGGGTTATTGTTGCTATCATGCTCTCTTACTGTTGCAGCCTGGCTTGTATCTGGGCATTGGATATTGAACAATCTGTTGGGTATTTCAATTTGCATTGCATTTGTGAGTCATGTACGCCTTCCAAACATCAAAATTTGTGCAATGCTCCTCGCATGCTTGTTCGTATATGACATATTCTGGGTGTTCTACTCAGAGAGATTTTTTGGTGCCAATGTCATGGTGTCAGTGGCGACTCAGCAAGCATCGAATCCTGTTCATACAGTGGCTAATAGTTTGAGTCTTCCAGGGTTGCAATTGATTACAAAGAAGCTTGAGTTGCCTGTGAAAATAGTCTTCCCCCGAAATTTGTTCAGTAGTACAGCTCCAGGAGGAAATACTACAGATTTCATGATGCTTGGCCTTGGGGACATG GCTATTCCTGCCATGCTTCTAGCTTTAGTTCTTTGTTGTGACTACCGAAAGAGCAGAGATCCGGTGAATCTCTTGGATTTATATTCTTCCAAGggacaaaaatatatatggtatgCTCTTCCTGGGTATGCCATTGGATTGGTAATCGCCTTAGCAGCTGGTGTCCTGACTCGCTCACCCCAACCTGCACTTCTCTATCTG GTGCCTTCAACCCTTGGACCTGTTATTGTTGTCTCTTGGTTTAGGAGGGAACTGCCCGAGTTGTGGGAAGGAAGCATGTCTAATGTCAATGACAAAGCACGCCAAATACAAGTTTGA